The Pyrus communis chromosome 12, drPyrComm1.1, whole genome shotgun sequence genomic sequence GCTCCAATCCAGTTTGCCAGATCCGCACGACCCAACTGTGCCAATGCAGAGATCACAGCTGTCATGGTGAAAGCATCTGGCTTTACTCGTGCCTTTTCCATTCTCCGGAAAAGTGAAAGTGCTTTGCTTGGCCTCCCATTTTGGGAATACCCTGAAATCATAGCCGTCCAGCAAATCAATCCCCGCTCTGGCATTTCATCAAAGAGGGCCTTAGCCTGATCCATAAAACCGCTTTTCGTATACCCCACCAACATTGTACTCCAAGAAATAGCATTCCTGTCAGGCATCCTATCAAACACAGCCCTTGCCGAAACCAGATCCCCACTATTTACATAACCCACGACCATGGCGTTCCAAGATATCACATTTTTCCCCAGCATCCCCTCAAACAAAACCAAAGCACTCCCCATATCAACCCCGCCTCTTGCATGAGCCCCCAAAACCGCATTGTAAGAAACAACATCTCTCTCACGCATTTCATCAAACAGCTTCCGCGCCCTCCCCACCTCCCCACATTTCCCATACATATCAATCAAAGCGTTCGAAACCGGAagacaaaacccaaaacccatttTCACAATGCGTCCATGGACTTCAGTCCCACCACAAATATCACTCAACGCAGCGCAAGAATTCAGCACAAAAGGGTACGTATAGTTATCAGGTCTAATTCCAACAGAAACCATCTGCGAATACAAACTCACCGCCTCGAAACAGAGCACTGAGATCTTAGAGAAAGCCCTGACGGCGTGGTTgaagagagatagatttgggtTGGGGAAAGAGGTGAAGACGAGGTGGGTGTAGCGAGGCGAGGCGGAGAGAGCGGCGTAGAAAGAGATGAGAGTGGAGGCTAAGGAGGCGTTCCGGTGGAGGTTTGATCGGAAGATGTGGGCGTGGATTTGTTTGAGGTGGCAGAGCGAAGTGCAGGATTTGAGCAGAGAGGCAGCTCCGTCTGCTTTGTTGTTGGGATGGTTTTTGGCGACCTTTGCTGCTTTCATCTCACtctctttcaaaaaaaaattaagttcgTTGGTTTAACGGCTATTTCTCTATCCTTTCCCGGTAAGGGTAAGGTCATTTCGGTCTTTGTCGTGGGGATGAattcatttcttttatttttgaatgATGCTTagataaactaaattttgtaaattaaatgacatgaaagttaataattgaattattacttaaatattgattaacatgtttatttatgATTGGTTACAcatagtttgcaaatttaatctacttaacattaccctttattttttatttgaactctgTTTATTTTGAGTGGATACGCTATATACTGCCTAGTTTGTTTTACACATGGCCCTATTTTGTCACCAGATACTTgatgtttgcaaatttagtctacctaaCATTACGATTTAAATCATAAACCTCTATTTTGTCTTACATCGTCACTGTGTCAAGGtttaaattaatgaaaataaatttaagtgtttaaattaatgaaaattaagGACATCTAAAACATGCATACAAATTATATCAAAAGAAAAGTAGATcttgaaataaaattagaacTTTCATGACTTAAATGTCGGCAGACAACAATACAGAAAAAACTAGAGAATACGAAATTGTAATATAATTTGCCAGAATACAACAAGCATCTTTACACCATTCATGAACATATGAAATGAGCATAAACAATACTACAATTTATGTATTTACTTCAGTTGCTTGGAACATTGCATCCGTCCTGTTATGGCCGAGTTCAAATCCTTCGGTTTTTCATAATTTAGACAAATTTGTAATATCGTCTTATCAGGCAAGAAGAGTATAGAGAGGGTTTGCCTGCATGAACAAATAGTTCCCACCAAGCAAGTCATTCATGTGAGCCTGCCCATGCTTCAGTCTCTTCAAAGCTTTGCTCCATGAAACTTTAATCCTAGTGAAAATCCTAGCTCTTTCCCTCAGGAACCTTCTCAAGCCCTGAATCCGAACCCTTGGCCGCCTTCGCCCGGTTAGCTTCCTGATCTTGGACCAACCCCCTATGTTCTTGAATTTAATTGCTGTGTTTTGCTGATCTGTTTTTTCATCGAACAGACCTTCGTTTCTCAGTCTTTGGTAAGCAAGTTGTGAGATCGATGCCATTTCGAAGTAGAAAAGGTTTAGAGCTAGATGGAGTcagccttttgttttctttctttctgtggATTTAGATATCAAATGATGAAAGTGACAAATTTAAAGTGAAGAAAGTAGTTTGCAATGAATGCAGCTGAAATACTTGGTAATGGTAATTTAAACTCTGATAATTTAAGGTTCCTAAGCTTTATCAGGCTAGGATCTCTATCACAAGGGAATCCCACAAAAGTAGTCACCTTAACATTACTACTAAATAATTCTtaatctagtgatatttctcgtAAATGTTGGAAGATGTTCCAAGTTCTAATTCCTCATGCCCATTTATATgataatcaagaaaaaaaatatcttgTGAAGGCTTGCAATCTATCGAACTATAATATTTCAACCGCAAGTTTGAGTAAGAAATTATTGGACTAATATTTAGATTGACAGTCGAACATAACATACCAAACTATATGGCAAAAACGTTCTCATGGGAAGCCGATCGAATCAAGATACATGCTTGAAACAAGAGGTAATTTTGTATGGCTactcaacctaaaccttccCCACTTGTATATGCCATTGACGTTCAGGGTCTAGAAACCACACATGCAAATCTACCAACGTCAATATCATCTTCTATCAAGCATAAGTGCACAAGTTTAATGTAGGCCTCGTTTAAAAATGAGCTTTTTAGGCAAAATGGTTCTTGAGATTaacataactcttcactttgatctctaacaatgaaaattaatagaagcggtcattgagtttgtccaccggtaaatcattttggtcattccatgaaaaatatgTCAATATTCTCATTAAATTGTCACGTGAACGACGTAGTGACCACCTTTTTAcgaatatttttgtcaaatcaactaTCACACTTAACGAGAATATTAACAGAGTTTTCACATAAGGAACAAAATGATTAACGGTGGACAAACTGAGGGATCACTTTTATCAATTTTTAGTGTCATGGGCCAAAGTGAAAAATTACGCCAATCTCagaaatcattttggctaaaaagccttaaaaATACTTTTTAGAAAAACACTTCTGTTCATaagggttttgaaaaaaaaattaattaaaatgcaaaTGCTTCTTGGAAGTGCacctttaattttttgttgtcaAACACATTCATAATGGTtttaaaagcgcttttagttattttaaaagcattatCAAACaagcacataagaaaataaataaagaacaaaGATAGAAAATCCTTTGATTATAATCATGAGAATTACATTAAAATGgcaatttcttttaaaaacaTGAATTATCCTAAATGTCCTTGTTCCACCAACCACAGTAACCCTATCATGCTCCGACTGCCACCAATCACATTTTCGATCACCAAAAGTCCTATAGTACCGAATTCTT encodes the following:
- the LOC137710163 gene encoding putative pentatricopeptide repeat-containing protein At5g37570, whose product is MKAAKVAKNHPNNKADGAASLLKSCTSLCHLKQIHAHIFRSNLHRNASLASTLISFYAALSASPRYTHLVFTSFPNPNLSLFNHAVRAFSKISVLCFEAVSLYSQMVSVGIRPDNYTYPFVLNSCAALSDICGGTEVHGRIVKMGFGFCLPVSNALIDMYGKCGEVGRARKLFDEMRERDVVSYNAVLGAHARGGVDMGSALVLFEGMLGKNVISWNAMVVGYVNSGDLVSARAVFDRMPDRNAISWSTMLVGYTKSGFMDQAKALFDEMPERGLICWTAMISGYSQNGRPSKALSLFRRMEKARVKPDAFTMTAVISALAQLGRADLANWIGAYVDREGIEQNEQVLTALVDMHAKCGNMEEACAIFEKIPLKDVFSYSAIITGLASNGHGVKALKIFQRMLAENIEPDRITFIGVFTACCHAGLVENGMEYWESMVKDYNIEPDADHYTCIVDMLGRAGKLNEASDLVKGMPMGPQPGALGALLAACRTYGNVEIAESVAEQLFILEPGNTGNYTLLSSIYASKELWDEARKVREAMNGRNALKLPGCSWVEISKALMKAMLGNKKVRGTNESDPNKFIKSPMKGIAAVTNVFPMKKSASGQNLRFKCIDLKSKYVYRRPCPDPDPHVQRQCKHGRQKCHVVD